The following coding sequences lie in one Manis javanica isolate MJ-LG chromosome X, MJ_LKY, whole genome shotgun sequence genomic window:
- the GPR50 gene encoding melatonin-related receptor encodes MLVAIYPYPLMLHAMAIGGWDLSQFHCQMVGFITGLCVVGSIFNIVAIAINRYCYICHSLQYEWIFSVRNTCIYLIITWIMTVLAVLPNMYIGTIEYDPRTYTCIFNYLNNPVFAVTIVCIHFVLPLLIVGFCYVRIWTKVLAAHDPAGQNPENQLAEVRNFLTMFMIFLLFAACWCPINVLTLLVALSPKEMAGKIPTWLYLVAYFIAYFNSCLNAVIYGLFNENFRREYWTIFHAMRHPILFLSGLTNDVRETREARARDHACEEAQAHACPTVEEMPMKVRNVPLPGDAAAGQPERASGHLEPASGHLKPASGHSRSASAYRKSSSGHHKSVFRHPKPPAGYSKSTGYPKSATIYPKPASVHSQPASDHPKPVTGHHIPAGSPSKTASSPATSYLKPTTGHIKFATSHSEPTIASNLEPAATSHPEPAIASHAEPTAAGHPELTASCHPETTATGHLECDIADCPEPVSSPASGSLESAASALEPAPAADILDLTVVTTATSDCHEVVVISVEAVSDEMAV; translated from the coding sequence ATGCTTGTGGCCATCTATCCCTACCCTCTGATGCTGCATGCCATGGCCATTGGAGGCTGGGATCTGAGCCAGTTCCATTGCCAGATGGTCGGATTCATCACAGGGCTGTGTGTGGTCGGCTCTATCTTCAATATCGTGGCAATTGCCATCAACCGTTACTGCTACATTTGTCACAGCCTCCAGTACGAGTGGATCTTCAGTGTGCGCAATACTTGCATTTATCTGATCATCACCTGGATCATGACTGTCCTGGCTGTCCTGCCTAACATGTACATTGGCACCATCGAGTATGATCCTCGCACGTACACCTGCATCTTCAACTATCTGAACAACCCTGTCTTTGCTGTGACCATCGTCTGCATCCACTTCGTCCTCCCTCTGCTCATAGTGGGTTTCTGTTATGTGAGGATCTGGACCAAAGTGCTGGCGGCTCATGACCCGGCTGGGCAGAATCCTGAGAACCAGCTTGCTGAGGTTCGAAATTTTCTAACCATGTTTATGATCTTCCTCCTCTTTGCAGCGTGCTGGTGCCCTATCAACGTGCTCACTCTCTTGGTGGCTCTCAGTCCAAAGGAGATGGCAGGAAAGATCCCCACCTGGCTTTATCTTGTAGCCTACTTCATAGCCTACTTCAACAGCTGCCTCAACGCTGTGATCTACGGGCTCTTCAATGAGAATTTCCGAAGAGAATACTGGACCATCTTCCATGCTATGCGGCACCCTATCCTGTTCCTCTCTGGCCTCACCAATGATGTTCGCGAGACGAGGGAGGCCCGTGCCCGTGACCATGCCTGTGAAGAAGCCCAAGCTCATGCTTGTCCCACTGTGGAGGAAATGCCAATGAAAGTCCGGAATGTTCCACTACCTGGTGATGCTGCAGCTGGTCAACCTGAGCGTGCCTCTGGCCACCTTGAGCCAGCCTCTGGCCACCTCAAGCCAGCCTCTGGCCACTCCAGGTCTGCCTCTGCCTACCGAAAATCTTCCTCTGGACATCACAAGTCTGTCTTTCGCCACCCAAAGCCTCCTGCTGGCTATTCCAAGTCTACTGGTTACCCCAAGTCTGCCACTATCTACCCTAAGCCTGCCTCGGTCCATTCTCAGCCTGCCTCTGATCACCCTAAACCCGTTACTGGCCACCACATCCCTGCTGGCAGCCCCTCCAAGACTGCTTCCAGCCCTGCCACCAGCTACCTGAAACCCACCACTGGCCACATCAAGTTTGCTACCAGCCACTCTGAGCCCACCATTGCCAGCAATCTTGAGCCTGCTGCCACCAGCCACCCTGAGCCTGCCATTGCCAGCCATGCTGAGCCCACAGCTGCTGGCCACCCTGAGCTCACTGCCTCTTGCCACCCTGAGACCACCGCTACTGGCCACCTTGAGTGTGACATCGCTGACTGCCCCGAGCCTGTCTCTAGCCCTGCCAGTGGGTCCCTCGAGTCTGCTGCCAGCGCACTGGAGCCTGCCCCTGCTGCTGACATTCTTGACCTCACTGTGGTCACCACTGCCACCAGTGATTGCCATGAGGTTGTGGTTATCAGTGTTGAAGCTGTTTCTGATGAGATGGCTGTGTGA